One Aegilops tauschii subsp. strangulata cultivar AL8/78 chromosome 7, Aet v6.0, whole genome shotgun sequence genomic window carries:
- the LOC109770908 gene encoding protein argonaute PNH1, translating into MLEVLEMTPPPPPPPQPRRHQPRGGGRKQPLQSSVAQPKAEAPQQPPPDGGKRCAGKRRGGRGRARPAEGPRPAPGPAVEPATRAVIGPPVPSKGLSFCRRPGFGTVGARCVVKANHFLAEIPDKDLTQYDVKITPEVTSRCVNRAIIAELVRLYRESDLGMRLPAYDGRKSLYTAGALPFDAREFVVRLTDEDSGTGVPPREREYRVVIKFAARADLHHLRQFIAGRQADAPQEAVQVLDIVLRELASQRYVAIGRSFYSPDIRRPQRLGDGLQSWCGFYQSLRPTQMGLSLNIDMSSTAFIEALPVIDFVAQILGKDVMSRPLSDANRIKIKKALRGVKVEVTHRENVRRKYRISGVTAQPTHELIFPIDDQMNMKSVVEYFKEMYGFTIQQSHLPCLMVGNQKKANYLPMEACKIVEGQRYTKRLNEKQITSLLKVTCQRPREKEMDILQTVHQNGYDQDPYAKEFGINISEKLTSVEARVLPAPWLKYHDAGKEKECLPQVGQWNMVNKKVINGGKVSHWACINFSRSVQETTARGFCQELAQMCQISGMEFNSEPVLPIYSARPDQVAKALKHVYNVALHKLKGKELELLLAILPDNNGALYGDIKRICETDLGLISQCCLTKHVFKISKQYLANVSLKINVKMGGRNTVLVDALSWRIPLVSDIPTIIFGADVTHPETGEDSSPSIAAVVASQDWPEVTKYAGLVCAQAHRQELIQDLYKTWHDPQRGTVTGGMVRELLISFRKATGQKPQRIIFYRDGVSEGQFYQVLLYELDAIRKACASLEPNYQPPVTFVVVQKRHHTRLFANNHKDRSSMDKSGNILPGTVVDSKICHPTEFDFYLCSHAGIQGTSRPAHYHVLWDENNFSADEMQTLTNNLCYTYARCTRSVSVVPPAYYAHLAAFRARFYMEPELSENHTSKSSSGTNGTSVKPLPAVKEKVKRVMFYC; encoded by the exons ATGCTGGAGGTCCTGGAGAtgacgccgcctccgccgccgccgccgcagccgcgccgccaccagcccaggggaggagggaggaagcAGCCGCTGCAGAGCAGCGTCGCGCAGCCCAAGGCGGAGGCCCCACAGCAACCGCCGCCCGACGGAGGCAAGAGGTGCGCCGGGAAGCGGcgcggcgggcgcgggcgcgccAGGCCCGCGGAGGGGCCGCGGCCGGCGCCAGGGCCTGCGGTCGAGCCGGCCACGCGCGCCGTCATTGGGCCGCCCGTGCCCAGCAAGGGGCTGTCCTTCTGCCGGCGGCCCGGGTTCGGGACCGTGGGCGCGCGCTGCGTCGTCAAGGCCAACCACTTCCTCGCCGAGATTCCCGACAAGGACCTCACCCAGTACGAC GTCAAGATCACGCCGGAGGTGACCTCCCGGTGCGTGAACCGGGCCATCATCGCCGAGCTGGTGCGCCTCTACCGGGAGTCCGACCTCGGAATGCGCCTCCCGGCCTACGACGGCCGCAAGAGCCTCTACACCGCGGGCGCCCTCCCGTTCGACGCGCGCGAGTTCGTCGTGCGCCTCACGGACGAGGACAGCGGCACCGGCGTCCCCCCACG CGAGAGGGAGTACAGGGTCGTCATCAAGTTCGCCGCGCGCGCCGACCTCCACCACCTCCGGCAGTTCATCGCCGGCCGGCAGGCCGACGCGCCGCAGGAGGCCGTCCAGGTCCTCGACATCGTCCTCCGGGAGCTCGCCAGCCAGAG GTACGTGGCGATAGGGCGGTCGTTCTACTCGCCGGACATAAGGAGGCCGCAGCGGCTCGGCGACGGCCTGCAGTCGTGGTGCGGGTTCTACCAGAGCCTCCGGCCGACACAGATGGGGCTGTCGCTCAACATCG ATATGTCGTCCACCGCGTTCATCGAGGCGCTGCCGGTGATCGACTTCGTGGCCCAGATACTGGGGAAGGATGTCATGTCAAGGCCATTGTCCGATGCAAACAGAATTAAG ATCAAGAAAGCGTTGCGGGGCGTCAAAGTCGAAGTTACTCACCGGGAAAATGTAAGGCGGAAGTACCGCATTTCGGGGGTGACAGCACAACCAACTCATGAACTCAT TTTCCCAATTGACGATCAAATGAATATGAAGTCTGTCGTAGAGTATTTCAAGGAAATGTACGGGTTTACCATTCAGCAATCACATCTTCCTTGTCTTATGGTTGGAAACCAAAAGAAGGCAAACTATCTACCAATGGAG GCCTGCAAGATTGTTGAGGGTCAGAGATACACAAAGAGGTTGAATGAAAAGCAGATCACATCACTGCTAAAGGTTACATGCCAAAGGCCTAGAGAAAAGGAAATGGATATTCTACAG ACAGTTCATCAAAATGGATATGACCAAGATCCTTACGCAAAGGAATTTGGGATCAACATAAGTGAGAAGCTAACATCCGTTGAAGCGCGCGTCCTTCCTGCACCTTGG CTGAAATATCATGATGCTGGAAAGGAAAAGGAGTGCCTGCCACAGGTTGGTCAATGGAACATGGTGAACAAG AAAGTGATCAATGGGGGCAAGGTAAGCCACTGGGCTTGTATAAACTTCTCAAGGAGTGTTCAAGAAACAACTGCACGCGGATTCTGCCAAGAGTTGGCACAAATGTGTCAAATTTCGGGCATG GAATTCAACAGTGAACCTGTGCTTCCAATATATTCAGCTAGACCAGATCAAGTAGCGAAGGCACTAAAGCATGTGTATAATGTAGCACTACACAAACTCAAGGGTAAAGAACTTGAGCTTCTTTTGGCCATCCTACCAGACAATAATGGAGCTTTATATG GTGACATCAAACGTATCTGTGAAACCGATTTGGGCTTGATATCTCAATGTTGCTTAACGAAACATGTTTTTAAGATCAGCAAGCAGTATTTGGCAAATGTCTCGCTTAAAATCAATGTTAAG ATGGGAGGAAGGAACACCGTGCTCGTGGATGCGCTAAGTTGGAGGATTCCGTTGGTCAGTGACATACCAACTATTATATTTGGCGCAGATGTAACACATCCTGAAACCGGGGAGGACTCTAGTCCATCCATTGCTGCA GTTGTGGCTTCTCAAGATTGGCCGGAAGTTACAAAATATGCTGGATTGGTGTGTGCACAGGCACACCGACAAGAGCTCATTCAGGACCTTTACAAAACATGGCATGACCCTCAGAGAGGCACAGTAACAGGAGGCATGGTCAG GGAACTCTTAATATCCTTCAGGAAGGCCACGGGACAGAAACCACAGAGGATAATTTTCTATCG GGATGGCGTTAGTGAAGGCCAATTCTACCAAGTTCTCCTTTATGAGTTGGATGCTATCCGTAAG GCTTGTGCGTCCCTAGAACCAAATTACCAACCTCCTGTAACGTTTGTGGTGGTTCAAAAGCGTCACCATACAAGACTGTTTGCAAACAATCACAAAGACAGAAGTAGTATGGACAAAAGTGGAAATATTTTGCCTG GAACTGTTGTTGATTCGAAGATATGCCACCCAACGGagtttgatttctacctctgtaGTCACGCTGGAATCCAG GGAACAAGTAGGCCAGCTCACTACCATGTCCTCTGGGATGAGAACAACTTCTCAGCAGACGAAATGCAGACGTTGACAAACAACCTTTGCTACAC TTACGCACGCTGCACGCGCTCTGTTTCCGTCG TCCCACCTGCATATTACGCGCATCTGGCTGCGTTCCGGGCGCGGTTCTACATGGAGCCGGAGCTGTCGGAGAACCACACGTCGAAGAGTTCCAGTGGCACGAATGGTACCTCCGTGAAGCCTTTGCCCGCTGTGAAAGAGAAGGTGAAGAGGGTGATGTTCTACTGTTGA
- the LOC109770907 gene encoding uncharacterized protein, with protein sequence MAPDMGGRVVVVVGGSVAGLACAHAVAGAGWKAVVLEKAAGPAAGGGTGAGLGLDAQSMETLARWIPEWGLDAATLPLAVDLNMATDSETKAARTLTRDEGFNFRAAHWGELHRRLHEALPAAVTVHWGHQFLSFEVSDTDGHGGKRGGVVATARLLGTGETVEVAGDLLVAADGCTSSIRRRFLPDLKLRYSGYCAWRGVFDFTGKESSDIITGIRRAYPELGSCLYFDLAEKTHAVLYELPGNRLNWLWYINGPEPELTGSSVTMKVSDATLAGMQDDAERVWSPELARLIRETAEPFVNVIYDADPLPRLPWAGGSVALVGDAAHPTTPHGLRSTNMSVHDARVLGECLGRWGETPPPRAMDEYEAARLPVVAAQVLHARRLGRLKQGLPVEDGDTGAFDARAATAEEALMLRQRGMPYFGGAPTVDGGSL encoded by the exons ATGGCTCCTGACATGGGTGGGCGGGTGGTCGTGGTGGTGGGAGGGAGCGTGGCGGGCCTGGCCTGCGCGCACGCGGTGGCGGGGGCGGGGTGGAAGGCGGTGGTGTTGGAGAAGGCGGCGGGCCCGGCGGCCGGAGGCGGCACGGGCGCCGGGCTGGGCCTGGATGCGCAGTCTATGGAGACCCTCGCCCGCTGGATCCCCGAGTGGGGTCTCGACGCGGCCACGCTGCCGCTCGCCGTCGACCTG AACATGGCAACGGACAGCGAGACGAAGGCGGCGCGGACTCTGACGAGGGACGAGGGCTTCAACTTCCGCGCGGCGCACTGGGGCGAGCTGCACCGGCGGCTTCACGAGGCTCTGCCGGCCGCGGTGACCGTCCACTGGGGCCACCAGTTCCTTTCGTTCGAGGTTTCGGACACGGACGGCCATGGTGGCAAACGCGGCGGGGTCGTCGCGACGGCTCGCCTGCTCGGAACCGGCGAAACGGTGGAGGTCGCCGGGGATTTGCTGGTCGCAGCGGATGGCTGCACTTCGTCGATCCGACGGCGCTTCCTCCCTGACCTCAAGCTCAG GTACTCCGGGTACTGCGCGTGGCGAGGCGTGTTCGATTTCACCGGGAAGGAAAGCTCTGATATCATCACCGGCATCCGAAGAGCGTACCCAGAGCTCGGCAGCTGCCTGTACTTCGATCTGGCCGAAAAGACTCACGCCGTGCTCTACGAGTTGCCCGGGAACAGGCTCAACTGGCTCTGGTACATCAACGGCCCAGAGCCAGAGCTCACG GGGAGCTCTGTGACGATGAAGGTGAGCGACGCCACGCTCGCAGGGATGCAGGACGACGCCGAGCGCGTCTGGTCGCCGGAGCTGGCGCGGCTGATCAGGGAAACAGCAGAACCGTTCGTGAACGTGATCTACGACGCGGACCCGCTGCCGCGGCTGCCGTGGGCGGGCGGTAGCGTGGCGCTGGTCGGCGACGCGGCGCACCCGACCACCCCGCACGGGCTGCGGAGCACCAACATGTCCGTCCACGACGCCCGCGTGCTCGGGGAGTGCCTCGGGAGGTGGGGGGAGACGCCGCCGCCACGCGCTATGGACGAGTACGAGGCCGCGCGGCTGCCGGTCGTGGCGGCGCAGGTGCTGCACGCCCGCAGGCTCGGGCGGCTCAAACAGGGCCTGCCGGTGGAGGACGGTGACACGGGGGCGTTCGAcgcgagggcggcgacggcggaggaGGCTTTGATGCTGCGGCAGAGGGGCATGCCGTATTTTGGCGGTGCGCCAACTGTAGATGGCGGTAGTTTGTGA
- the LOC109770906 gene encoding pentatricopeptide repeat-containing protein At1g31430, with amino-acid sequence MATARHRGMPRRECNLLIRTLARRGSYARVMAVYYDLRGRGLVADSFTYPFVFRAIGALKLPVEGRKAHAAALKTGFRWDAYTASSLMDMYTTVDRPEVARKVFDEMPQRALVVWNMMIRCYVRRGRNTEAVALAEEMERGGLTPDRVTLLTALTACSRAGDLSLGRRIHAYMDGVTGFSLPVANALLDMYMKNGCLEEAVKLFEKMPSRNIISWTILVSGYAFAGQVDKARLLFHQCTEKDLIMWTAMINAYAQHGCFVEALSLFRDMLMHQVEPDRFTVVTLLTCCANLGALDQGEWIHQLAEGKKMKLDAVLGTALIDMYAKCGHVEKSVEVFERMQGRDTTAWTAIICGLATNGQAGRALELFEGMEKSNAKPDSVTFIGVLSACCHGGLVDEGRKQFRAMKEVYRIRPRVEHYSCLVNLLGRAGQLDEAEKLIKDIPIDKDAMPLFGALLTACKAQGNVEMSERLTKRIGKQGYQIPDVDLLMSNVYATASRWEDVLRVRSKMAHPSVKKNAGCSLIEVKGY; translated from the coding sequence ATGGCGACGGCGCGCCACCGCGGCATGCCGCGGCGCGAATGCAACCTGCTGATCAGGACCCTCGCGAGGCGCGGCAGCTACGCCCGTGTCATGGCGGTCTACTACGACCTCCGCGGGCGCGGCCTCGTGGCGGACAGCTTCACCTACCCGTTCGTGTTCAGGGCCATCGGTGCCCTCAAGCTACCGGTCGAGGGACGCAAGGCGCACGCGGCGGCCCTGAAGACCGGTTTCCGGTGGGATGCCTACACCGCGAGCTCGCTCATGGACATGTACACGACGGTGGACCGCCCGGAAGTCGCGcggaaggtgttcgatgaaatgccgcAGAGGGCGCTGGTCGTGTGGAATATGATGATCAGGTGCTATGTCAGGCGCGGCCGAAACACAGAAGCGGTTGCTTTGGCTGAGGAGATGGAAAGGGGCGGTCTCACGCCCGATAGGGTCACGCTGTTGACCGCACTCACCGCGTGCTCCAGAGCCGGTGATCTGAGCTTAGGAAGGAGAATTCATGCCTACATGGATGGAGTCACTGGGTTCAGCCTCCCAGTTGCAAATGCACTGCTGGACATGTACATGAAGAATGGCTGCTTGGAAGAGGCGGTGAAGCTGTTCGAGAAAATGCCGTCGAGGAACATCATTTCTTGGACTATACTTGTGTCTGGATATGCCTTTGCCGGACAGGTGGACAAGGCGAGATTACTCTTCCACCAGTGCACAGAGAAGGATCTAATTATGTGGACTGCTATGATCAACGCGTATGCACAACATGGATGCTTCGTGGAGGCATTGTCGTTGTTTCGAGACATGCTAATGCATCAAGTTGAGCCAGACAGGTTCACTGTTGTCACTCTCCTGACATGCTGTGCCAATCTTGGCGCGCTCGATCAAGGTGAATGGATCCACCAGCTTGCTGAAGGTAAGAAGATGAAGCTTGATGCAGTTCTTGGCACGGCATTGATCGACATGTATGCCAAGTGTGGGCATGTAGAGAAGTCGGTGGAGGTCTTTGAACGAATGCAAGGCAGAGACACTACGGCTTGGACTGCCATTATCTGCGGCCTGGCCACAAATGGTCAGGCAGGTAGAGCCCTCGAATTGTTTGAGGGTATGGAGAAAAGCAATGCTAAGCCTGACAGCGTTACCTTCATTGGGGTGCTGAGTGCATGTTGCCATggtggcttggttgatgaagggcGGAAACAGTTTCGTGCCATGAAGGAGGTTTATCGGATACGACCAAGAGTTGAACATTATAGTTGCCTTGTCAATCTTTTAGGTCGTGCTGGTCAACTTGATGAAGCTGAGAAGTTGATCAAGGATATACCAATTGACAAGGACGCTATGCCACTGTTTGGTGCACTCCTCACTGCTTGCAAGGCTCAAGGCAATGTCGAGATGAGCGAAAGGCTGACCAAACGAATAGGCAAGCAAGGCTACCAAATTCCTGATGTGGATTTGCTCATGTCTAATGTGTATGCAACTGCAAGTCGATGGGAGGATGTATTAAGAGTAAGGAGCAAGATGGCACACCCCAGTGTCAAGAAAAATGCAGGGTGCAGCTTGATCGAGGTGAAGGGATACTGA